The Kutzneria kofuensis genome has a window encoding:
- a CDS encoding salicylate synthase gives MPTSYRYAERVTPFAGDPLDVVTNLVSSGVFDSYVVVERDGRFSVAGDVLAEVRSERAGLRLTLDGSTTTRPCDGTLGQVVDALRSLPVADWRAYGWVAFEAAYPPLGQSVGDEPLAHVVVPRCEVILDGGRAVVRGIDPGTIAEVVDVLATPVQSTMDDTAVVGVDISHGRDHYRAAVAAAVAEIRSGALQKAIVSRVVPVRGPVDLPRTYARGRRGNTPVRSFLLDLGGVRAAGFSPEIVCESDGVTVVTQPLAGTRALQEDEALNRRLRAELETDPKEIFEHAVSVKAAIDDLRDVCTPGSVRVEGFLGVQERGSVQHLGSAVRGDLAANRDAWDALQSVFPAVTVSGIPKAAAYETIRRLESGPRGLYAGAVLVADSRGTLDATLVLRTVFQAGGRTWLRAGAGIVAASTPDREYEETCEKLRSVSRFLVPLATPAPDGALAGLAAEVTS, from the coding sequence GTGCCCACTTCCTACCGTTACGCGGAGCGTGTCACGCCGTTCGCAGGTGATCCGCTCGACGTCGTCACCAATCTGGTGTCGTCCGGCGTGTTCGACAGCTACGTCGTCGTCGAGCGCGACGGGCGGTTCTCCGTGGCCGGCGACGTGCTCGCCGAGGTGCGCTCCGAACGTGCCGGGCTGCGGCTGACCCTGGACGGCTCGACCACGACCAGGCCGTGCGACGGGACCCTGGGGCAGGTCGTCGACGCCCTGCGGAGCCTGCCGGTCGCGGATTGGCGCGCCTACGGATGGGTGGCCTTCGAGGCCGCCTACCCACCGCTGGGCCAGAGCGTCGGCGACGAACCCCTCGCGCATGTCGTCGTGCCGCGCTGCGAGGTGATCCTGGACGGTGGCCGCGCCGTGGTGCGCGGGATCGACCCGGGCACGATCGCCGAGGTCGTCGATGTGCTGGCCACTCCAGTACAGTCCACAATGGACGATACCGCCGTGGTCGGCGTCGACATATCGCACGGCCGCGACCACTACCGAGCGGCGGTGGCCGCCGCGGTCGCCGAGATCCGTTCCGGCGCGCTGCAGAAGGCCATCGTGTCCCGCGTGGTGCCCGTGCGCGGTCCCGTCGACCTGCCCCGCACCTATGCGCGGGGCCGGCGCGGCAACACGCCGGTGCGGTCGTTCCTGCTGGACCTGGGCGGGGTGCGCGCGGCCGGGTTCAGCCCGGAGATCGTCTGCGAGTCCGACGGCGTCACCGTGGTCACCCAGCCGCTGGCCGGAACGCGCGCGCTGCAGGAGGACGAGGCGCTGAACCGGCGGCTGCGCGCGGAGTTGGAGACCGATCCCAAGGAGATCTTCGAACACGCCGTGTCCGTCAAGGCCGCCATCGACGACCTGCGCGACGTGTGCACGCCGGGCTCGGTGCGGGTCGAAGGGTTCCTCGGCGTGCAGGAGCGCGGCAGCGTGCAGCACCTCGGGTCGGCCGTGCGCGGCGACTTGGCCGCGAACCGTGACGCGTGGGACGCGCTGCAGTCGGTGTTCCCCGCGGTGACCGTGTCGGGCATCCCGAAGGCCGCCGCCTACGAAACGATCCGCCGCCTGGAGTCGGGGCCACGCGGCCTGTACGCGGGCGCGGTGCTGGTGGCCGACAGCCGAGGCACGCTGGACGCGACTCTGGTGTTGCGGACCGTGTTCCAGGCCGGCGGCCGCACCTGGCTGCGCGCGGGCGCCGGGATCGTCGCAGCGTCCACACCGGACCGGGAGTACGAGGAGACGTGCGAGAAACTCCGCTCGGTGTCCCGGTTCCTCGTTCCGCTCGCGACGCCGGCGCCGGACGGCGCACTGGCGGGCCTGGCCGCCGAGGTGACGTCGTGA
- a CDS encoding glycosyltransferase translates to MRVLFSTLPSYGHFYPMVPLASALRAAGHDVLVAAAGNFAGAILGAGLPHVETASSIEMRRCIGVDRAGEPVPDPPEEEGKLARSGRGFGRAGLAALDAADDLVDTLRPDVVVVEPTEYAVRLAAARRGIPFVVHDWGLPVPSVMADAVREELAPERAERDPGERAARPDLVLRTSPGDALPADDAGFRMRFVPYNGVATLPSWLLTPASRPRVCLTFGTMIGNYPGIDRAVGGLAALLAGQGYEVLLAVSAEVAAALPPLPDRVRQIGYTPLNAVLPGCDLLVHHGGSGSAMTALATGTPQVVMPHAADQFSNSAHVHALRAGIGLTRGHTGPDEVREACASVLGDPAYAARAGEVAAELAARPGPVALVAEVERLAARVAA, encoded by the coding sequence ATGCGGGTCCTGTTCAGCACCCTGCCGTCGTACGGACACTTCTACCCGATGGTCCCGCTGGCGTCCGCGCTGCGCGCCGCCGGCCACGACGTCCTCGTCGCCGCAGCCGGCAACTTCGCCGGCGCGATCCTCGGCGCCGGGCTGCCGCATGTGGAGACCGCGTCGTCGATCGAGATGCGCCGGTGCATCGGCGTGGATCGTGCGGGTGAGCCCGTGCCGGACCCGCCTGAGGAGGAGGGCAAGCTGGCCCGCAGCGGTCGTGGGTTCGGCCGGGCCGGCCTGGCCGCCCTGGACGCGGCCGACGACCTGGTGGACACGCTGCGCCCGGACGTCGTCGTGGTCGAGCCCACCGAGTACGCGGTGCGCCTGGCCGCCGCGCGGCGCGGCATCCCGTTCGTGGTGCACGACTGGGGTCTGCCGGTGCCCTCGGTGATGGCCGACGCGGTCCGCGAGGAACTGGCCCCGGAGCGCGCCGAGCGCGACCCGGGAGAACGGGCCGCCCGGCCGGACCTGGTGCTGCGCACCAGTCCCGGGGACGCCCTGCCGGCAGACGATGCCGGCTTCCGGATGCGATTCGTGCCCTACAACGGCGTGGCCACGCTCCCGTCCTGGCTGCTCACTCCGGCGAGCCGGCCGCGGGTGTGCCTGACGTTCGGCACGATGATCGGGAACTATCCGGGGATCGACCGCGCCGTGGGCGGACTGGCAGCCCTGCTGGCCGGGCAGGGCTACGAGGTGCTGCTCGCCGTGTCCGCCGAGGTGGCAGCTGCGCTTCCCCCGTTGCCGGACCGCGTCCGGCAGATCGGCTACACGCCGCTGAACGCGGTGCTGCCCGGCTGTGACCTGCTGGTGCACCACGGCGGGTCCGGCTCGGCGATGACCGCTCTGGCCACCGGCACCCCCCAGGTGGTCATGCCGCACGCGGCCGACCAGTTCAGCAACTCTGCGCACGTGCACGCCCTGCGCGCCGGAATCGGCCTGACCCGTGGCCACACCGGTCCGGACGAGGTGCGCGAGGCGTGCGCGTCGGTCCTCGGTGACCCGGCTTATGCCGCCCGCGCCGGCGAAGTGGCGGCCGAACTGGCGGCCCGGCCCGGCCCGGTCGCGCTGGTGGCCGAAGTGGAGAGGCTGGCCGCGCGGGTCGCGGCGTGA
- a CDS encoding cytochrome P450 has protein sequence MESITAPELSLHRPNPVDPPPECPAHRAGGISRVLLPTGQEAWLVSRYEDIRTLAVDPRISSHLNGLGTVSHEPVPRRHPGAPEHITNLDGAAHRRFRLPIARHFTARRLTQLTEYVRETADACFAEMERQGPGVDLVRTLAMRVPSDTICRLFGLPVADQDTFHELATLALGGFARSEEEQREAGPRMFGYLAGIVADKHEHPDDGLFSDLVHGGHGFTDEEVLVLSGTLLVAGFDTTANMLALGTYALLDQRDQWDALAAAPDRAEAVGEELMRYLTVMQRGILRRAATDFEYAGTRFAEDDLVLLFLPAGNRDPDLVAEPDVLDVTRDPVRHLGFGYGPHQCIGQQLARLEMGVVWSGLARRFPGLRLAVPAEEIRFRSDTVVFGVEELPVTW, from the coding sequence GTGGAGTCCATCACCGCACCAGAGCTGTCCCTGCACCGGCCCAACCCCGTCGACCCGCCGCCGGAGTGCCCGGCGCACCGCGCGGGCGGGATCAGCCGCGTGCTGCTTCCCACCGGACAGGAGGCCTGGCTGGTGTCGCGCTACGAGGACATCCGAACCCTCGCCGTCGACCCCCGGATCAGCTCACACCTCAACGGCCTGGGCACGGTCAGCCACGAGCCGGTGCCGCGCAGGCACCCGGGCGCACCCGAGCACATCACCAACCTGGACGGGGCGGCGCACCGCCGGTTCCGGCTGCCGATCGCGCGGCACTTCACGGCGCGCAGGCTGACCCAGCTCACCGAGTACGTCAGGGAGACCGCCGACGCCTGCTTCGCCGAGATGGAGCGGCAGGGGCCGGGCGTCGACCTGGTGCGGACGCTCGCGATGCGGGTCCCCTCGGACACGATCTGCCGTCTGTTCGGCCTGCCCGTGGCCGACCAGGACACCTTCCACGAGCTGGCCACGCTGGCCTTGGGCGGGTTCGCCCGCAGCGAGGAGGAGCAGCGTGAAGCGGGCCCTCGGATGTTCGGCTACCTGGCCGGCATCGTCGCGGACAAGCACGAGCACCCCGACGACGGCCTGTTCTCCGACCTGGTGCACGGCGGGCACGGCTTCACCGACGAAGAGGTGCTGGTGCTGTCCGGCACGCTGCTGGTCGCCGGGTTCGACACCACGGCGAACATGCTCGCGCTGGGCACCTACGCCCTGCTCGACCAGCGAGACCAGTGGGACGCGCTGGCCGCCGCGCCGGACCGGGCCGAGGCGGTCGGCGAGGAGCTGATGCGGTACCTGACCGTCATGCAGCGCGGCATTCTGCGGCGAGCCGCCACCGACTTCGAATACGCGGGCACCCGCTTCGCCGAAGACGACCTGGTGCTGCTGTTCCTGCCCGCCGGCAACCGGGACCCGGACCTGGTCGCGGAACCGGACGTGCTGGACGTGACCCGGGACCCGGTGCGCCACCTCGGTTTCGGCTACGGGCCGCACCAGTGCATCGGCCAGCAGCTGGCCCGTCTGGAGATGGGCGTGGTGTGGTCGGGGCTCGCGCGCCGCTTCCCCGGGCTGCGCCTGGCCGTGCCCGCGGAGGAGATCCGGTTCCGGTCGGACACCGTGGTGTTCGGGGTGGAGGAACTGCCCGTCACCTGGTGA
- a CDS encoding holo-ACP synthase produces MLRTELVDVARLSRALTRTPRLASRLFTEAERRGPDGRPRGTASLAARWAAKRAAVLLLDGDPARLPSCEVLTGEGGQPLLRVPGTSGIRWHVSLSHQSGTAVASVWAEPVTGPSTSYRSPSSTG; encoded by the coding sequence GTGCTGCGCACCGAACTCGTCGACGTGGCGCGCCTGTCCCGCGCGCTGACCCGCACGCCCCGGCTGGCATCGCGGCTGTTCACCGAGGCGGAGCGACGCGGCCCGGACGGGCGGCCGCGGGGGACGGCCTCCCTCGCGGCGCGGTGGGCGGCCAAACGTGCGGCCGTACTCCTGCTGGACGGCGATCCAGCGCGGCTGCCGAGCTGTGAGGTGCTGACCGGCGAAGGCGGGCAGCCGCTGCTGCGCGTACCGGGCACGTCAGGGATCCGCTGGCACGTGTCCCTGTCCCACCAGTCGGGTACGGCCGTGGCCTCGGTGTGGGCCGAGCCGGTGACCGGCCCGAGCACTTCATACAGGTCCCCGTCTTCCACCGGGTGA
- a CDS encoding NAD(P)-dependent oxidoreductase, with amino-acid sequence MSSFAVVAATGRTGRLVVDVALAAGHDVTAISRQPYDLAHPRLTHRAADVLDPEALHAALAGHDVVVSALGSTGRGPTSVYSAGTAAIIPALPRDGRLVVISSAGLATPPDAGPATRLLGRVLHHVMRHPYADMARMESLLAASELAWTAVRPTRLTDRPATGRPRASIDATTRLGNHTSRADLAAYIVDHLDDAHTFRRCVVVSS; translated from the coding sequence ATGTCCTCGTTCGCCGTCGTCGCCGCCACCGGACGCACCGGGCGCCTCGTCGTCGATGTCGCCCTGGCCGCCGGACACGACGTGACCGCCATTTCCCGTCAGCCCTACGACCTCGCCCATCCTCGCCTCACCCACCGGGCGGCCGACGTCCTCGACCCCGAGGCCCTGCATGCCGCCCTCGCCGGGCACGACGTGGTCGTCTCCGCGCTCGGCTCGACCGGTCGCGGCCCCACCAGCGTCTACTCCGCGGGGACCGCCGCGATCATCCCGGCTTTGCCACGCGACGGCCGACTCGTGGTCATCTCCTCCGCCGGCCTCGCCACACCCCCGGACGCCGGTCCCGCCACGCGCCTGCTCGGCCGCGTCCTGCACCACGTGATGCGCCACCCCTACGCCGACATGGCCCGCATGGAGAGCCTTCTCGCCGCCAGCGAGCTCGCCTGGACCGCCGTCCGGCCCACGAGACTCACCGACCGTCCGGCCACCGGACGCCCCCGTGCCTCCATCGATGCCACCACACGCCTCGGCAACCACACCTCGCGCGCCGACCTGGCCGCATACATCGTCGACCATCTCGACGACGCGCACACGTTCCGGCGCTGCGTGGTGGTTTCCTCATAA